A single window of Neisseria chenwenguii DNA harbors:
- a CDS encoding adenylyltransferase/cytidyltransferase family protein, translating into MDSWPLPDFERKICPPEQLTERLAALPHPLVFTNGCFDILHRGHVTYLAQARATGAAMVLALNTDASVRRQGKGSDRPINPLENRTAVAAALASVDLVTWFDDDTPAALIELVKPDILIKGGDWAVENIIGAAETLARGGKVYSIPFLHQTSTTKTLAKIRAAEAGTP; encoded by the coding sequence ATGGATTCATGGCCTCTGCCCGATTTCGAACGCAAAATCTGCCCGCCCGAACAGCTTACCGAACGGCTGGCCGCGCTGCCGCACCCGCTGGTGTTTACCAACGGCTGTTTCGATATTCTGCACCGCGGCCATGTCACTTATCTGGCACAAGCGCGTGCGACGGGGGCGGCGATGGTGTTGGCTTTGAACACCGATGCTTCGGTGCGCCGCCAGGGCAAGGGCAGCGACCGTCCGATTAATCCGCTGGAAAACCGCACGGCGGTGGCAGCGGCGTTGGCGAGTGTGGATTTGGTGACGTGGTTTGACGACGATACGCCCGCGGCGCTGATTGAGCTGGTCAAGCCCGACATTCTGATTAAAGGCGGCGACTGGGCGGTGGAAAACATTATCGGTGCGGCGGAAACGCTGGCACGCGGCGGAAAAGTGTATTCGATTCCGTTTTTACACCAAACTTCGACCACGAAAACGCTGGCCAAAATCCGCGCGGCGGAAGCGGGGACGCCATGA